In Pangasianodon hypophthalmus isolate fPanHyp1 chromosome 3, fPanHyp1.pri, whole genome shotgun sequence, a single genomic region encodes these proteins:
- the si:ch73-52p7.1 gene encoding uncharacterized protein si:ch73-52p7.1 produces MSEMNLLGHMGCVALYCVLSLVMPAILSAEFTLASVSEHHIIICTCMQDLVACSIINSSECVCHNHPFSMLEHDDSPSTVTYKRLTVWYTSPLNVARLLNNSEVRYLALAKCNSARGTSLSVHYFTVRRLERLYISYPFWMPGQNHDIVLGRDVGMPYHEEPRMAVIHTDVLVGKAELKAYTVKTMVDSNGMTPFPEMFMPMDDLPDMSSIFVSFLY; encoded by the coding sequence ATGTCAGAGATGAATCTTCTGGGTCATATGGGCTGTGTTGCTCTGTACTGTGTCCTGTCTCTGGTCATGCCGGCGATCCTGAGTGCCGAGTTCACTCTGGCCAGTGTGAGCGAGCACCATATCATCATCTGTACGTGCATGCAGGACCTGGTAGCCTGCAGCATTATCAACtccagtgagtgtgtttgtcaTAACCACCCATTCTCCATGCTGGAGCACGATGACAGCCCCAGCACAGTGACTTACAAGCGTCTGACAGTGTGGTACACCTCACCACTCAATGTTGCACGTCTGCTGAACAACTCAGAGGTCCGCTACCTGGCACTGGCCAAGTGCAACTCAGCAAGAGGTACTTCACTATCTGTTCACTACTTCACAGTGAGGAGGCTGGAGAGGCTGTACATCTCATACCCATTCTGGATGCCTGGGCAGAACCATGACATTGTGCTGGGTAGAGATGTGGGCATGCCTTACCACGAGGAGCCAAGGATGGCTGTCATTCACACGGATGTGTTGGTGGGGAAGGCTGAGTTGAAAGCATACACAGTGAAAACCATGGTGGACAGCAATGGCATGACTCCATTCCCTGAAATGTTCATGCCTATGGATGACCTTCCAGATATGTCCAGTATATTCGTATCTTTCTTGTACTAA